Part of the Desulforegula conservatrix Mb1Pa genome is shown below.
ACCGACGCCTGATGGTGACACTTGTGGCATTGGTACAGATCTCTTGATTTGAGCTCGCAAAATTTCGAACCGCCGCAATTCGGACAACTAAAACCATGCGGCCATCTAAGTCTGAATAATGAGTCTTGGCACTTATCTTCGGTCCCATATTCGGACAGGAATTCGTGAATACTCTTTCCTTTTTGAAATTGGATCATATTTTTTGCCATGCTACACCTCCATCATATCTGGATAATCTTTCACATGCCTTAAGATAAGCATGGCGGAGTAAAAATGGTAATCAAAAAAAAGAATGAGAATATTCCGCAGTATTTGGATGCGATTGTTTATGCAGCTTTTGGGTGTGGCTTTGTGAAGCAGAACCGTTAAGTTCTGCTTCACATTTTTTTATGACAGAAACTTCAAAAAATCTAATTTGTTGGAGATCTGAATTTTCCCCAAGGATTGATATCTCTTTCAGATTTCAGAATGATTGCTGTGGAAGCATCTTCTCCTGAGTCAAGTATGAGGAGTTTACCAAGGTCAATAGGGCTTGTTGATTCTTCCTGTCCGTTTGAAGTTGGTACTATGAGGTCTCTGTAAATATTGTAGGTCTGTCCCATTTTGACATTCTGGTTTTTCCCTTTGTCCAGGAAAACTATCTGATTCTGAGCAAGGGCGACGTCATCAAATGCTCCCATTATAATATCTCCGGCAATGCCCTTTGGTGTTGATGCATAAGCTATATCCGGAGATCTTTTCTTGTAAGGAGCAATTTTGTTGCCCTCTTTAAATTCCCAGTATGATTTGGTTACTTTGGCAACCGCATGATTTTTTTCAATTTTTACAATCTCTACAACTCCATTTACTCTGTGAGGAACGCCAATGATATCTCCTGATTTGTTCTTCAGAGGTTTCAATGTGGTGTAGACCATATATTTGTTACCGAGAATCAGTTTCTTGCCTTCTTCAGGTGTGATATATACTTCTTCACCTTCATCAATCAGAACTGCTTCCAAATCGCGTTTGTCAAAAATTTTGCCAAGGGATTCTATTTCATTACTTCTTACAAAAGGAAGGGTGTCAATCTTTGAGTAATGATAAGAAGACTCCCGGGTATCGCCAATGACATCAGGTGGCTGTGCATACCCTGAGGCTACGATCCCGCCGGTTTTTACGCTGGCCCTTCGGTTTTTGGAATGCTCTGCTTCTG
Proteins encoded:
- a CDS encoding OmpA family protein — translated: MLKRASKNLIMAAVIAGLVLGISACSKKTSSQDSGMEQNDQTEAQASDEIKSDYAPAPAQDASLGEDIHFDFDSSAITPTAANILKSKAQILEKQPDMEATIEGHCDDRGTNEYNMALGDRRAQSTKDFLVQLGIEGNRLSTVSYGEEKPLIPNAKTEAEHSKNRRASVKTGGIVASGYAQPPDVIGDTRESSYHYSKIDTLPFVRSNEIESLGKIFDKRDLEAVLIDEGEEVYITPEEGKKLILGNKYMVYTTLKPLKNKSGDIIGVPHRVNGVVEIVKIEKNHAVAKVTKSYWEFKEGNKIAPYKKRSPDIAYASTPKGIAGDIIMGAFDDVALAQNQIVFLDKGKNQNVKMGQTYNIYRDLIVPTSNGQEESTSPIDLGKLLILDSGEDASTAIILKSERDINPWGKFRSPTN
- a CDS encoding transposase produces the protein MAKNMIQFQKGKSIHEFLSEYGTEDKCQDSLFRLRWPHGFSCPNCGGSKFCELKSRDLYQCHKCHHQASV